Within the Bacteroidales bacterium genome, the region GAAATATTGCCTTTGCGCGATTTGAGGAAATCGGTGGCAAGATTGAGTTTTATCAGGTAAATAAAGTTGGTGGGGGTGGTTTGCAATTCCTCCTGTGTCACGCGCTGAAGTTTGCGGATGGTTACGCCAATCTCATGGGCGAGTTTTTCCGAATGGATATTTTCTGAATAATTATTGGTGATAAAATCTGCAGCTTTTTTCAGCAGGATCTCGTTTGCAGACAATCCTTGTTTGCTGTCTGCTTCCTGCTTTTCGATCAAAATGATCTTTGGTTCTGGAATTTCCTGCCTCGTGGGTAATCGTCGGATTTTTCTCAACCTGAAGATGAGTGATGCAATGATGATCAATGTCAAAACCAGAGCTGTTATGTAAAAAGTTAACCACCGCCGCATTTCAGTACCGGAAATTTTATCCAGCCAGCCAGGCGCCCCTGCAAGTTGCACTTCAAGCCAGGTTTCAGGGTAACCAAAGTCGCTGATGCCAATCCAGTTGAACGCCCAGTAACGCTTCGATTTTTCATCATAAGTAAGGGCATCGTCGAGTGGATAGTCGATATCGTTGCAGCCAATATCCAATCTCATTTTCATTCCTGTAAAAGGTTTAAGCCCAACAGCAGCAAAAGGGATGGCCACTTCAACCTGATAGCCTTTATCTTCAGAAGAATCGCTCAAAGAGCCTTTGTAAATTGCAGCATACTCGAAATAGATGTTTTGTCCTGTAGCTTTTGGGGTAACAATCGTATCCTTCTCCATCAGTTCACGGTCGCCCCGGAAAACAAGACTGTTCCCAGCGACATCTATCACAAACTGGTAATCATTAATATCCATCTTTGCATCGCTGTCAGCTTTGGCATCGAGATAAATCTCAACGCCGTCATTCATGTGGATATATGGGATTTTCCCAACAGGCTCAATCTGAGCAAACAAATGCCGGTCGTCAACCTTGAAAGCAAAATAGAGGTTCGTCAGGTTCCAACAAATCATTACTTCAACAACGTTTTTTGAAAGAGGCGGCCAAACCTTATCATAATCATAGTGTGTATCAAAAAAGGCCATCATTTGACGCCCCGGTGCATTTTGCAGATGGCTGAGGGTGTCTGAAAAAGCTGTATTGTAAGATTTATCCCAATCTTCAAATTGTCCGTCAATTGATATGACCGAGCGCGTAAAGGGAATTGGAATACCTTGTCCTGCAGCAAATGCATGAGTGACAAGTAAAATGACCATAAGAAGACTGAAACGATTGATTCCTGACATGCTGATCTTTTCATCCGGGTGTGCCGGTTCACTTTTTTGAGGTCAAAGATAAAATTATTCCATCAAATCTTAAGTCTTTGCAAATACGAAAGGACAAACAGTTCTTAGTTTTCGGTTATAGCAGCGTTTGGTTTGAAAGGCTAAAAATTTGCCCTCCTGTCCACTTCAAATCAATATTCAGTATATTTGCCGTTGAATTTTAATGAGCTAAAATTTTGTTTCATGCAACAACAAAAGATTTACAAGCCAAAGCATAAGGTGAGGATCGTTACGGCGGCTTCACTTTTTGATGGACACGATGCAGCCATCAACATCATGCGCAGGATCATCCAGGCCAGTGGCGCCGAGGTCATTCACCTGGGGCACGACCGCTCGGTGCAGGAAATTGTGGATTGCGCTATCCAGGAGGACTCGCAGGCCATTGCCATCACCTCTTACCAGGGTGGTCATATTGAGTTTTTCAAATACATGTATGACCTCCTGCACGAAAAAGGCGCCGGGCACATTCAGATTTTCGGTGGCGGCGGAGGGGTCATCCTCCCTGAAGAGGTTAAGGAGTTGCATGAATATGGCATCAATCGTATCTATTCACCTGATGACGGGAGGACAATGGGCTTGCAGGGTATGATCAATGATTTGATGGAAAAATCCGACCATCCCACCGGAAAAGATGTTCATCCTGATCTCGAGAGAGTGAAGTCAAAAGATGTGGTGCACATTGCGCAGGTGATTTCGGCCATCGAGAATTTTCCGGAGAGAGTGCAGGAATTCATGGATCAGGTGAAAAGCAGTTGCGAAAGCTACACAATTCCTGTCCTTGGAATTACCGGAACCGGAGGAAGCGGCAAATCGTCGTTGGTGGATGAGATGATCCGCCGTTTTCTCGAAGAATTTACCGACAAAACTATTGGGATTATTTCTGTAGATCCTTCCAAACGCAAGACCGGAGGTGCGCTTTTAGGAGATCGCATCAGGATGAATTCCATCAACAGTCCGCGGGTATTCATGCGTTCGCTGGCTACACGCCAGGCCAACCTCTCGCTTTCGCGCTATGTGAAAGATGCTGTGTGTTTGCTGAAGATTGCCGGCTTCGACCTGATTATCCTCGAAACCTCCGGCATAGGCCAGAGCGACACCGAGATCATTGACCACAGCGACGTTTCGATGTATGTGATGACACCGGAATACGGCGCTGCAACACAGCTCGAGAAGATTGACATGCTCGACTTCGCCGATATCATTGCCCTGAACAAGTTCGACAAACGCGGCGCCCTCGACGCCCTGCGCGATGTGAAAAAGCAATACCAGCGCAACCACCGGCTTTTTGACCAATCACCCGAGCAAATGCCGGTTTACGGTTCTGTAGCTTCGCAGTTCAACGACCCGGGAACCAACCAGCTATACCAGGCATTGATGAACAAGATCGTCGAGAAGACTGGCGCTCCGCTGAAATCCAAAATTGTGCTTTCCGAAGGAATGTCAGAGAAAATCTACATCATCCCGCCACACAGGGTCAGGTATTTGTCCGAAATTTCCGAAACAGTCAGAAGCTACAATAAATGGGTGTCGCAGCAAAGCAGCGTTGCCCAGAAACTCTTCAGCCTCCGGGAGTCAATCCAAATGGCCAAAGAACAGGAAAGTACAGAACTTGCAGGCCAATTACAGGAGATGTATGATAAAATGTTGCTCAAGCTTGATCCGAAAAACAAAAAAGTGATCGAAGAATGGGCGACTAAAAAGCAGTCATTCAAGGAGGAGATGTTTGTTTACAAGGTTCGTGGTCACGAGATTTGTGTTGAGACCACAACAGAATCACTTTCTCACCTGAAAATCCCAAAGATTTCTTTGCCGAAATATACCGCCTGGGGCGACATCCTGAAATGGAACCTCAGCGAAAATGTGCCGGGTGAATTTCCTTACGCTGCCGGGGTTTTCCCTTTCAAGCGGGAGAACGAAGACCCCACCCGCATGTTTGCCGGCGAAGGTGGACCGGAACGCACCAACAAGCGTTTCCATTATGTTTCTTACGGAATGCCTGCCAAAAGGCTTTCAACAGCATTTGATTCAGTAACGCTTTATGGGAACGACCCCGCCCGCCGTCCCGATATTTACGGGAAAATTGGCAACTCCGGCGTTTCCATCTGCTGCCTCGATGATGCCAAAAAGCTTTATTCCGGCTTCAACCTTGCCGACTCCAAAACATCAGTTTCCATGACCATCAACGGCCCGGCGCCATCGCTTGTGGGCTATTTTATGAACGCCGCCATTGACCAGCAATGCGAAATTTACATCAAAAATAATGGCCTTGAGGAAGAGGTTGAAAAAAAGATATCTGATTTTTACAAGAAAAAAGGAACCATCCGGCCATCTTACCAGGGACAACTTCCGAAGGGAAATGATGGTCTTGGACTGATGCTGCTTGGCATAACCGGAGATAAAGTCTTGCCGACAGAGGTGTATGAGAAAATTAAAAAGGATACCATCTCCAAAGTCCGCGGTACGGTACAGGCCGACATCCTGAAAGAAGACCAGGCGCAGAATACCTGCATTTTCTCCACCGATTTCTCCATCAAAGTAATGGGCGATGTGCAGGAATATTTTATCAAAAACAAAGTCCAGAACTTCTACTCTGTTTCCATATCAGGTTATCATATTGCCGAAGCAGGCGCCAACCCCATTTCACAGCTTGCCTTCACCCTGGCCAATGGTTTCACTTACGTGGAATATTACGTCAGCCGCGGGATGGACATCAACAAGTTTGCTCCTAACCTTTCCTTCTTTTTCTCCAATGGCATTGATCCGGAGTATTCAGTGATGGGACGCGTGGCCCGCCTGATCTGGTCCAAAGCGATGAAACTGAAGTATGGCGCCGACGACCGTTCACAAAAACTGAAATACCATATCCAGACTTCAGGCCGTTCGTTGCACGCGCAGGAGATTGATTTTAACGATATCCGCACTACCCTGCAGGCGCTTTATGCTATATACGACAATTGTAATTCACTTCACACCAACGCTTACGACGAAGCCATCACCACTCCCACCGAAGAATCGGTTCGCCGCGCCATTGCCATCCAGATGATCATCAACCACGAGTTGGGGCTGGCCAAAAACCAGAACCCGCTGCAAGGATCGTTCATCATCGAAGAGCTGACTGAACTGGTTGAAGAGGCCGTCTTGTCAGAGTTTGATCGGATTACTGAACGCGGCGGCGTGCTCGGCGCCATGGAAACCATGTACCAGCGCAACAAGATCCAGGAGGAGTCGCTGCACTATGAATACATGAAGCACACCGGCAAGCTTCCGATTATGGGAGTAAATACATTTCTGTCATCCAAAGGCTCGCCCACCATCATCCCGGGCGAAGTGATCCGTGCAACTCCGGAAGAAAAAGAGTACCAGATCGCCATGCTTGAGCAGTTGCATAAAACATACGGAAAGGAAGTTGCTGAGCACCTGGAAAAAATGAAACTCGACGCCGTTCACAACAAAAACATCTTCGAAAGCCTGATGGAAGTGGCGAAATACGCCTCGCTCGGCCAGATTACCGATGCGCTGTTTAAAGTGGGCGGGCAGTACCGGAGAAATATGTGATTTGAGCTTTTTTTTACTTTTGACAATTCAAAATTTTGAAATGATTTTTAAACTTGAGCCTATATGCTGACAAAAAAGATTTTAGTGATTTATCCACAGGTCAACGATACAAAGATTGCGATTTTTCAGAACACGAGCTGGGTTTTCTTCAAAACCATAAAATTCAGCAGGGATGACCAGGAACGAAAATGTATGTCAATTCTTGAACAGGAGATTCCCCGTACAGAGCAAATTTTGAAGGAGCTGAAAGAGAATGATATCGAGTTGAGTGAAATTTCAATTATAATGGGTCGTGGCGGTTTGGTAAAACCCATCAGGTCGGGTACATACGAAATCAACGAAGCCCTGAAGGATGACCTTAAGAAGTGTCATCACATGCATGAAACCAATCTCGGTGGTTTGATTGCCGACCGCATTGCAAAAATGATCCCCGGCGCCAGGGCTTTAATGGCCGATCCGGTGGCTGTGGATGAGCTGGACGACCTTGCCAGGGTAGCCGGCCATCCGATGTTCCAGCGCAGGTCCATCTTCCACGCACTCAATCATAAGTTCGCAGGAAGAAGCTATGCCAAATCCATTAACAGGAATTATGAAGATCTGAACCTGGTAATTGCTCATGTCGGCGAAGGGGGCATTTCCATCGGCGCCCATAAAAAAGGCCGCGTTGTGGATGTTAACCAGGCTTATGACGGGGATGGACCTTTTTCGATGTCGCGCTCCGGGGAATTGCCCTATGGCGATCTGATCGAAATCTGCTACAGTAATAAATACGAAAAAAATGAACTCCGCCGGATGCTGATAGAGAATGGCGGCCTAAAAGCACACCTTGGCACCAATAATGTCAACCTGGTTGAAAGCATGATTAAAGAAGGCGACTATAAATCCGAATTGGTTTTCAGGGCAATGGCTTACCAGGTCGCAAAAGCTATTGGCGCCATGTTCGTGGTGATTGATGAAGAAGTTGATGCGATAATTTTATCAGGAAATATTTTCCAATCCAAGCTGTTTACCGACGAGGTTAAAAAACGCATTATCAAGCTTGGCCACGTGGTCATCTCTCCTTTTGTTTCGGATATGGATGCCCTTGCTGACAATGCCATGATGATCCTTAAAGAAGAAGTACAAGTGTTACATTACGAATAAATCGAACAATATGGCACATTGGTTAGAAGAAGCGGAACGGGACGAAATCAGGAAAAAACAGAAAACGTCCAAAGAAAGCGCTAAAATTCAGGACAAGATTTTTAATATTGAGCAGAATTATATATCCAATAAGGAGAAATACG harbors:
- a CDS encoding helix-turn-helix domain-containing protein, which encodes MSGINRFSLLMVILLVTHAFAAGQGIPIPFTRSVISIDGQFEDWDKSYNTAFSDTLSHLQNAPGRQMMAFFDTHYDYDKVWPPLSKNVVEVMICWNLTNLYFAFKVDDRHLFAQIEPVGKIPYIHMNDGVEIYLDAKADSDAKMDINDYQFVIDVAGNSLVFRGDRELMEKDTIVTPKATGQNIYFEYAAIYKGSLSDSSEDKGYQVEVAIPFAAVGLKPFTGMKMRLDIGCNDIDYPLDDALTYDEKSKRYWAFNWIGISDFGYPETWLEVQLAGAPGWLDKISGTEMRRWLTFYITALVLTLIIIASLIFRLRKIRRLPTRQEIPEPKIILIEKQEADSKQGLSANEILLKKAADFITNNYSENIHSEKLAHEIGVTIRKLQRVTQEELQTTPTNFIYLIKLNLATDFLKSRKGNISETAYEFGFSDPGYFSKLFKRHFGLTPNEYLDQNNKPMKR
- a CDS encoding cobalamin B12-binding domain-containing protein, translated to MQQQKIYKPKHKVRIVTAASLFDGHDAAINIMRRIIQASGAEVIHLGHDRSVQEIVDCAIQEDSQAIAITSYQGGHIEFFKYMYDLLHEKGAGHIQIFGGGGGVILPEEVKELHEYGINRIYSPDDGRTMGLQGMINDLMEKSDHPTGKDVHPDLERVKSKDVVHIAQVISAIENFPERVQEFMDQVKSSCESYTIPVLGITGTGGSGKSSLVDEMIRRFLEEFTDKTIGIISVDPSKRKTGGALLGDRIRMNSINSPRVFMRSLATRQANLSLSRYVKDAVCLLKIAGFDLIILETSGIGQSDTEIIDHSDVSMYVMTPEYGAATQLEKIDMLDFADIIALNKFDKRGALDALRDVKKQYQRNHRLFDQSPEQMPVYGSVASQFNDPGTNQLYQALMNKIVEKTGAPLKSKIVLSEGMSEKIYIIPPHRVRYLSEISETVRSYNKWVSQQSSVAQKLFSLRESIQMAKEQESTELAGQLQEMYDKMLLKLDPKNKKVIEEWATKKQSFKEEMFVYKVRGHEICVETTTESLSHLKIPKISLPKYTAWGDILKWNLSENVPGEFPYAAGVFPFKRENEDPTRMFAGEGGPERTNKRFHYVSYGMPAKRLSTAFDSVTLYGNDPARRPDIYGKIGNSGVSICCLDDAKKLYSGFNLADSKTSVSMTINGPAPSLVGYFMNAAIDQQCEIYIKNNGLEEEVEKKISDFYKKKGTIRPSYQGQLPKGNDGLGLMLLGITGDKVLPTEVYEKIKKDTISKVRGTVQADILKEDQAQNTCIFSTDFSIKVMGDVQEYFIKNKVQNFYSVSISGYHIAEAGANPISQLAFTLANGFTYVEYYVSRGMDINKFAPNLSFFFSNGIDPEYSVMGRVARLIWSKAMKLKYGADDRSQKLKYHIQTSGRSLHAQEIDFNDIRTTLQALYAIYDNCNSLHTNAYDEAITTPTEESVRRAIAIQMIINHELGLAKNQNPLQGSFIIEELTELVEEAVLSEFDRITERGGVLGAMETMYQRNKIQEESLHYEYMKHTGKLPIMGVNTFLSSKGSPTIIPGEVIRATPEEKEYQIAMLEQLHKTYGKEVAEHLEKMKLDAVHNKNIFESLMEVAKYASLGQITDALFKVGGQYRRNM
- the buk gene encoding butyrate kinase, with the protein product MLTKKILVIYPQVNDTKIAIFQNTSWVFFKTIKFSRDDQERKCMSILEQEIPRTEQILKELKENDIELSEISIIMGRGGLVKPIRSGTYEINEALKDDLKKCHHMHETNLGGLIADRIAKMIPGARALMADPVAVDELDDLARVAGHPMFQRRSIFHALNHKFAGRSYAKSINRNYEDLNLVIAHVGEGGISIGAHKKGRVVDVNQAYDGDGPFSMSRSGELPYGDLIEICYSNKYEKNELRRMLIENGGLKAHLGTNNVNLVESMIKEGDYKSELVFRAMAYQVAKAIGAMFVVIDEEVDAIILSGNIFQSKLFTDEVKKRIIKLGHVVISPFVSDMDALADNAMMILKEEVQVLHYE